Genomic DNA from Nitrospinaceae bacterium:
ACCTTCCTTTTCTTTTTTAGGCGGTTCTCCATCCTTGTGCCGCTCAATTTCGCCAACGAGATTCGGGAACCAAGTGGCCATCACTCCCCGCATCACCCCAACGGGAAGCTGCGCGCTCAGGCGAGATAGCTCGGCAGCGCCAAGCGGGCGAGCCAACGATTTTTCAAGCCTTGCTTTGAGCGCCTTCTGGCCCTCGGCGGCAACTTCGTAAACAAGCCTCTTAACTGCCCAGGCGAGTTGACCTGCCGCCACCCTCAAACTTTTGTCAGCTTTTTCAAGGTCGAGAAGGTCCGCATCATCAAGCGCCGCCTCGGCTTTTTTGAATTCAGGATCCGCCAAGAGCAAAAGCTTGAGAAATGGCGTCAACCCTTCTCCTTCGGCGTCCCGAGGCCAATACCCCACATCGACCCCGGCCTTCTTTAGCCCTTCGGCATCGAGCCCTGGCAGGGTGATGAATGGAATTCCCTTGGCGCCAGCGCTGCCTTGGCCGAGAAGCTGGCCCTCATGACATGCAGCGCAGGTCCTCTCGAACTGTCTGGTTTTCATATACGTGCCAGACGGATCGGGAAGATGGCAGCTCTTACAACTCTTGGGTGCGCTGTCCTTGGCATCGCCACGAAAATGTTTATTAAGATGAGAGGCATGGTCGAACACCAGCCTTGTTCGTCGATTATAGGGAAAGCTCTTAAACTCGGGATGATCGGCACCCAGGCTCGTAAAACGAGTAGCGTGGCAAGACTGGCAGCGCCGGGCATTCATGTCGGTCAAATCCGCGCTCCTACCTTGATGTTCCTGGTGGCAGGTAGCACAGGCGACGGTGCTGTTCGGCCCTTGTTCTCCTCTTAGACCGAGCGAATCGGCCAGGAACATATTGATCAAATCCGGCTCAGCTTTGCCTTTTTGAACAATGCGCTTGTTGATCACGGCAAGCGATTGAGGAGAAAGGCCGTGCGGGGAGCCACTATTTTCACCAAGAATATGGCATGAAATGCACAGCCGACTATCCTTAGCGCCTGAATGCGATTTGAACGCGGCGGCAAGCCACCCCGCCGGGCCGCCCTCGAAAGTGGAATGGCAATTCCCGCAGGATGAAACCGCTGTCTGATGCTGAGAGGTCAGGGTGCCGGGCGAAATAAATTCGGGGCCGACAGGCCCGGCGATGAATAGCAGCATGAGCCCCAGCACCAGGAGCGCCGCCCACCGGGAAACCGCGCCGCGCCGCGCCCGAATGCTTTTTACAGGCTGGCAGGGTGGCACCGGATTACAGCAACTACCGTCGGGCATTGGACCCATGGCGCACCTGCCACCGAACTCTTTTGCCCGCGCACAGGACCAGCGGTCCCCTTTTTTAATGGGTGTGCATTCGTACCGAGCAATACACAGCCCCCCACCGTCCGGGCCGACAGGACAGGCCTTTCCTTCGGCAGCCCAGCCACAAACCCATTTCTGATTGGGCCGGTCATATTTTGACCGATCAAATTTAAAATCCTGAAACCTAAAAATCATGAGGCACCAACCGAAAATGCATAAACAACGGCCACGTGCACGACCATCAAAATTAAAAGGCACCAAGTCAGGGGGATATGACAGAAAAGCCAGCGCTTCAACATTCCCTGAAGGGCATATTGGTAATCCAACTGATGTTTAATTCGAATGAGCTCGGTCAGTTCGACGAGGATCTCCTGCTCTCCCTCACTCAGATATCTGCGAAGGACAAGCACATCATTCAAGAGTGCATTGAGGGGTCGGCTCGACTCCATATTATGCAACCAAAAATTTCTCGGTCCTGCAAAGTAGACATGAAGTCTGTTGGCATAGAAATCCGCGATGCTCGTGGACTTTGATTCTTCCCCAGAGCGAACCACGAGCGCTTCAACCTCCTCACGAACCTGGAGATAGAAAATTGGGAGGCGCTCGTAGATCAACTCTTCCCCGAATTTCCTGTGTGACCTCTCACCCTCTACCACGTCTTCCCGATCATGCCGGGTGATACGCGGCGGATAGCCCCTCGAAATCCAGAACCCCAAAACACCGCTCAGCATCACCGCTAGGTACAACATCGCCAGCAGAGATTCGACAACACCATTCGGAACGCGGAATTCAACATGAATCAAAAACAGAAAAACCGTGAACCACCCAACATACACATGAAATTGGAGCCAGGCGGCAGAAGAGCCAAGCGGAATGAAGGGCAACTTCTTACGAACGTTATAAGCCGCTAGGAACATAATCGCGGCCAAAAGCATCCACCCGCTCAGATACTGGGAACGAGACAAGGTAACGGAGTAGGCCTGATAAACAAACAACATGATGACCGAGGCAAACAGAAGCACAGAAAGACCGAAAAGGCGCCGAGTCGAGAAAGAGATCATCTGTTGATCCACTCTATGAGCGAGTCTGTTTCGCGCATGTCCACTCTCTTGAGAGCATCGTGCGGGCAGGCTCGCTCACAGGCAGGGCCGCCAAGCTGATCAACACATAGATCACACTTCGTAGCCTTCTCGACGGGAACGTTCGTGCTCTGGGCCAAGATCAGATCCCCTCGTCCATCTCGAATGGAAACCATACGAATATTGTCGTAAGGACAACTGTTCGCACATGTAGCACAGCCAATACACGTCACGTCGTTGATAACCACTTGTCCCTTATGGGATTCGCGATGAATGGCGCCAGTTGGGCAACCGATCATGCAGACCGGATCGACGCAGTGCATGCAGGCGTTCGCGACGATGTAGTTTTGAAATCGTTTTCCATGGCGAACAAAGCGAGCATTGTTGTCGTGGGCACTCGAGCAGGCACGTACACAATCATCACAGCGCGTGCAACGATCAGTGTCTATAATCATCGCCGCCGTGCCGTTTATGTAGCGATTGTCCACCAAAAATTCCATGATACCGGTGGCTATCTCCTGGCCCGAGCGCTCCTCCTTCCAGGCAGATTGTGCAAATCCACGGGGGACTATTCTCGATGGAACCATATGCTCAGGATAATGAGGAAGGACATACTTTTCGATTATTGAGGTCGGCACCCGGAGGATATCAATATAGCCTAGGGCGCGAAGGCTGCTCTGCAGGTTGACCTTCTCCTCGAACCGGTAGTTATGGGAAATCTCGCCAAACCCAAACACCCCACCCCGCCCAAGATAGCCAATTGTCCGCTGGCCAAAATCCACCCTTTCGGTGACATGGGCAAACCCGGCGCGGATCATGATCAGACCGTCGGCATAATTTCCCTCCTCAGCGATGAGGGGCTCCATAGCATAACGATCAGTCGCCGACTGGTTCGCTATTTTCTTATAGCTCGCGTGCCAGTCAAACTCTCCGTAGGTCTCAAACAAGGTATGCTCGGCGACGATATCGATTTCCTCCTCGCTCAGATTACTGAACGCAGGCGTCGCCATGAGATGAACCATGAGGCTCCTTTCGCGGTAGAGTCGGTCAACATAATTTCGGATATCCTCCGCCCTTCGGCGAATATCGCGAAGCCCCTGCCAGCGAATTTCAAGCAGAATGCAATCGCCTTGGGCGATAACTGTGGCCGTCCGGGGTGTTCTACCCAGTGCGGCAATTTCGCCGAACATGGTCCCCTCCTCAAGAACAACCGTTTGATGCCTATCAAGGAGGGAGGGCACGTCCTGAAGAAAGACCCGGGCCTTCGTCCCCTCACCCTCAATATTGGCGCCCAGGGATTTTCCGTACTTTGATATGTCGCGAAATTCCGCCAGAGGAGAATTAGACCAAAGCTGCCTCAAGGAGCGGAGAAATCCTTTTTGATCGGATTTCTGACGGCCAAGGGTTTCGGTCCCCAGTTCGTCGAGAAAAACACTAACCGAGCCTTCCATGATCAAGAAGGCAGAATTTCCATAGTCCCCCTCGCGCACCACAATTTCCCCGTCCGTGTAGTGCATCACGCGGGTATCGTTCAGGATAATATCGTGGAGAGAAGTCTTCGGCGGAAACTTGGATGGATCGATCTCATCGAAAGGTGCTTTAGTCAACACCCAATCCACATCCGTAGCCGACATGTCGAGACCGAATGGCTCGTCCCAACGTTGCGGCCTCTCGATGGCTAAGGGTGTATCTGGCATCAGTCAGCGCTTTCCAATTCAGTCATGCCCATGGTTATTTCGATGCCGTTCCTTGATATTTCTTGGGAATCATCGAATCCAGGGCAGCCCAATTGCCACCGTCATAGCTGGCTGCCAACTTTTGCGCCGACTTAGAAATCTTGTCGGCCGCCGCCAGAAGCGCCGCCTCGTTGTTGAGTTTGAGTTTAACGCTCGCCGCCACCGCGAGAATTTCTTTCACCTCGGGTGTGGAAACCGCCCCGGCCACCTTTTTAAAGGTGTCCATGGCCGCCTTAGCGCGACGAGCCATCTTCACCGCATAGGTATTCTTCTTGGTCGCCTTGGCCACGCCCCGGAGGTTGTATTCAAGTTCCACCGCCTTGCCGACCATGAAAAGTACGCGCTTGCGTTTAGGGGAGGCCTCGACATTGCTTTTTTCCTGCGAGGCGACAAAGTTGTGGCGAACCTCGCCCTGCGACCAGGAGACGAGTTCGAACTTGCTGCCAGGGGTGTGGCCGCCAACATTGACGAGTTTCTCAAAAGGCACCGTATGGCACTGGAAGCAATTCGCAGCCAGGTTGTAGATATTCATGGGCCGAATCATCCCCGCCGCATCCAGTTTGGCAATACGCGCCTTGCGGTGCTCAGCCTTTTCAGTTTTGCTCGTCGCATCCTTGCCGCCGAAGTCCTGATGGACATCAATCCAATTCTTAGCAGGCGCGTGGCACGATTCACACGAAACACCGGCAATGGGCTTGGCCCTCTTTCCTTTCATAATTGATGTGAAGTGACAGTCCATGCACAGGCTCTCGCGCTTAATCCGCTTAATACCCATTTTCTTTGCGATTGCTCTGGCTTCCTTGCGACGGGTCAACTTTCGGTAGCCCGCGAAATGTTTTGTCTTTCGCCATGACTCAACCGCCGCCTTGTGGCACTCACCACAATTCTCAGGGCCTGCGACCAGTTTGGGATCAGGTGCGGCCTCGGCTCCACCAGCCGAAACAAAAACCATCCCCATGACAAAAACGACAGAGAGTAAAATCCATCCACTCCTCGCAAAAACCTTAATTTTCGAATTCATTAGACGACCCTTCCAGCTTTAAAATCCAGCGTTAACTATCAACGTTAAAAGAAAGTTTCGAGCAATTCACTAGTCAGTCAAAAAAAACTCAAGGCAGCACGTAATTCGTAGAATCGCCGCCGCTTCACTCAAGCATCAAGCGTCAAATTACTCTTGGGCGCCGCAATACAGGCCAGACAGGAGCCCGCCTCGGGCGGGGAGCCGGGTTCCTGAATGTATGCCACCTCTCCCGATTTGACCGCCGTAACACATGTTCCACAATTTCCCGCCCGGCAGCCCGAATCAATGTGGACGCCATTGTTCAGCGCGAAATCGAGAAGCGACCCGACATCGGGATCCCACAGCATGGTTTTGCCGCTTTTCGCAAATATCACCGATAGCTGGGGTGCGGGTTTTTTTGCTTCTTCCTTGGATACGACCAGCGGCTTTTTCACGCTTGCGGGCCCAAATGCCTCGAAATGGACACTCGAATCAGGTACACCCCAGGCCTTGAGCCCCTCAGTAAGCGATTGCATCATCGGTGGCGGCCCGCAAATGTAGAAATCAAAATTATTCGATGGCAAAACGCGCTTAAACAACTCGACGCCAACCCGCTCGCCATGCTGATAATCCTTGCTCTCAACATCCTTTTCGGTCGGATCCGAGTAGCAAACATGGAGTCGGATATTTTCATGCTCAATGGCAAGTGCTTCGAGATGCTCCTTAAAAACATGATCATCTTGATTGCGCACCCCGAGGAAGAACCATACTTCCCGCTTCAAGCCCGATTCTGCTATGGCGTTCACCATGCTGAGCATGGGGGTGATACCTATACCACCCCCAACGAGAACCACCGGATTGGCGCCGGTAGTATTCAAGAAAAAACCACCCGCAGGTGCTTTGACATCAAGAATATCGCCTTCAATGAGTTCCTCGTGGAAAAAGCTGGAAGCGATTCCCGGCGGCACCTCCGGTTTATCTCTAGGCGGCGGGACCTTCTTGATGGAAACCCTATAATAATCTGTGTGACCAGGGCTGTCGGAGAGTGAATAACAGCGGACAACTTCTTTTTCGGAGTCGCGGGCCTTCCCCTTGAAATGAAGATTAAAAGTTACGAACTGTCCAGGCTTGAATGAGGGGAGTGGTTTACCGTCGTGTGGAGTCAGGTAGAACGAGCAAACACCGCCACCCTCGGCCACCTTGCGGTGAACGC
This window encodes:
- a CDS encoding cyclic nucleotide-binding domain-containing protein is translated as MPDTPLAIERPQRWDEPFGLDMSATDVDWVLTKAPFDEIDPSKFPPKTSLHDIILNDTRVMHYTDGEIVVREGDYGNSAFLIMEGSVSVFLDELGTETLGRQKSDQKGFLRSLRQLWSNSPLAEFRDISKYGKSLGANIEGEGTKARVFLQDVPSLLDRHQTVVLEEGTMFGEIAALGRTPRTATVIAQGDCILLEIRWQGLRDIRRRAEDIRNYVDRLYRERSLMVHLMATPAFSNLSEEEIDIVAEHTLFETYGEFDWHASYKKIANQSATDRYAMEPLIAEEGNYADGLIMIRAGFAHVTERVDFGQRTIGYLGRGGVFGFGEISHNYRFEEKVNLQSSLRALGYIDILRVPTSIIEKYVLPHYPEHMVPSRIVPRGFAQSAWKEERSGQEIATGIMEFLVDNRYINGTAAMIIDTDRCTRCDDCVRACSSAHDNNARFVRHGKRFQNYIVANACMHCVDPVCMIGCPTGAIHRESHKGQVVINDVTCIGCATCANSCPYDNIRMVSIRDGRGDLILAQSTNVPVEKATKCDLCVDQLGGPACERACPHDALKRVDMRETDSLIEWINR
- a CDS encoding 2Fe-2S iron-sulfur cluster binding domain-containing protein translates to MISGIYQTAGAVIVAAIAVQAVLLAISSIRRYAQTSAQQNLALELLMSKVDLAKGIYREVESTEHSWPGYRKFSVHRKVAEGGGVCSFYLTPHDGKPLPSFKPGQFVTFNLHFKGKARDSEKEVVRCYSLSDSPGHTDYYRVSIKKVPPPRDKPEVPPGIASSFFHEELIEGDILDVKAPAGGFFLNTTGANPVVLVGGGIGITPMLSMVNAIAESGLKREVWFFLGVRNQDDHVFKEHLEALAIEHENIRLHVCYSDPTEKDVESKDYQHGERVGVELFKRVLPSNNFDFYICGPPPMMQSLTEGLKAWGVPDSSVHFEAFGPASVKKPLVVSKEEAKKPAPQLSVIFAKSGKTMLWDPDVGSLLDFALNNGVHIDSGCRAGNCGTCVTAVKSGEVAYIQEPGSPPEAGSCLACIAAPKSNLTLDA